One window from the genome of Pseudoalteromonas sp. '520P1 No. 423' encodes:
- a CDS encoding DUF3703 domain-containing protein yields the protein MIGEEKINTELKKAFAQEMLFAKKLYKTGDYIKCFGHLERAHILGQSYVISHTSSHWWMLKVGIKTINIKEVLGQVMRILASIVFSRIWVPLGNTGGTNVSPFKPIAKKLN from the coding sequence TTGATTGGGGAAGAAAAAATAAACACTGAATTAAAAAAAGCGTTTGCTCAAGAGATGTTGTTTGCCAAAAAACTTTATAAAACAGGAGATTATATTAAGTGCTTTGGGCATTTAGAGCGTGCACATATATTAGGGCAATCTTATGTTATCTCCCATACAAGCTCTCACTGGTGGATGTTAAAAGTAGGCATTAAAACAATTAATATTAAAGAAGTTTTAGGTCAAGTTATGCGTATTTTAGCTTCAATTGTATTTTCTCGAATTTGGGTTCCTTTAGGCAATACAGGTGGAACGAATGTTAGCCCGTTCAAACCTATAGCAAAAAAGTTGAATTAG
- a CDS encoding TorF family putative porin: protein MNKNIIAIAATSLLAVSASSHAALSSTVNLASDYTFNGVSQTMNDPTLQASFDYAADNGFYAGTWASNVDFGGTDDTNIEWDAYVGKFYQLNDKVGLDTGIAYYTYHGDDASDTYNYPEAYAKFAYNSSMGDTEFNFWYSWDYFGVGADHYIAMVAHTVEVADGHNIKLTFDRSTSADEDKWSWDGGDAYNHYRAEYMTSWQGFDFNLAAENTSIDSDTTDERIVLGVSRTFSF from the coding sequence ATGAATAAAAATATCATCGCTATTGCAGCAACTAGCTTACTTGCAGTGTCTGCAAGTTCACACGCTGCGCTATCTTCTACTGTGAATTTAGCATCTGACTACACCTTTAATGGTGTCAGTCAAACAATGAACGATCCAACTCTGCAAGCAAGCTTTGATTATGCTGCTGACAACGGATTTTATGCGGGTACTTGGGCATCTAATGTTGATTTTGGTGGTACTGATGATACCAATATTGAATGGGATGCTTATGTAGGTAAGTTTTATCAGCTAAATGATAAAGTTGGTTTAGACACCGGTATTGCCTACTACACTTACCACGGTGATGATGCATCTGACACTTATAACTACCCAGAAGCTTACGCTAAATTTGCATATAACTCTTCGATGGGCGATACCGAATTTAACTTCTGGTATAGCTGGGATTACTTTGGTGTAGGCGCAGACCATTACATTGCTATGGTAGCCCACACAGTAGAAGTTGCAGATGGCCACAACATCAAACTTACTTTTGACCGTTCAACTTCAGCAGATGAAGATAAGTGGTCTTGGGATGGCGGTGATGCTTATAATCACTACCGTGCTGAATATATGACAAGTTGGCAAGGTTTTGATTTCAATTTAGCGGCTGAAAATACAAGTATCGATTCAGATACTACTGATGAACGTATCGTCCTAGGCGTATCACGTACTTTTAGCTTCTAG
- a CDS encoding DEAD/DEAH box helicase: MSFCALGLCNELVKAVSEQGYTEPSLIQLEAIPAVLKKRDVMAVAQTGTGKTACFSLPMVQLLSLGESPAPKSVRALVITPTRELAAQVAKSLENYSRHMKLSSAAVFGGVRIEPQIALLQSGVDVLVATPGRLVDLYNQKAINFDQLEMLVLDEADRMLDLGFIDDIRHIKSLLPIKRQTLMFSATFTNEIKLLASGMLNNPLSIEVTAANSTVDKIKQKIYSVEKTRKTELLIHLIKQNKWHQVLVFSRTKQGADNLVSELENAGITAASIHANRTQHARTHALEGFKNQDITVLVATDIASRGIDVNQLPYVVNFDLPYTPEDYVHRIGRTGRAGTLGLAVSLFSADESKQLQAIERLLERKFELEIIAGFKPNKKEITKAISKAAAKDKNSKLASTTKKTCKSKRKKTDDDEYGNFEADPQPNRGKSKGRKNSRR, translated from the coding sequence ATGTCTTTTTGCGCTTTAGGTTTATGCAATGAATTAGTGAAAGCTGTTTCAGAACAAGGTTACACAGAGCCTTCACTCATACAGCTTGAGGCCATTCCTGCTGTACTTAAAAAGCGCGACGTTATGGCCGTTGCGCAAACTGGAACTGGTAAAACTGCTTGTTTTTCGCTACCTATGGTTCAGCTTTTATCTCTGGGGGAGAGCCCTGCGCCTAAATCAGTGAGGGCGTTAGTTATTACGCCTACTCGAGAGCTTGCAGCTCAAGTAGCTAAAAGTTTAGAAAACTATAGTCGCCATATGAAGCTTAGCTCTGCAGCTGTGTTTGGCGGTGTAAGAATAGAGCCGCAAATTGCCCTGTTGCAAAGCGGTGTAGATGTTTTGGTTGCAACTCCTGGTCGTTTGGTTGATTTATATAATCAAAAGGCGATTAACTTTGACCAGCTTGAAATGCTGGTTTTAGATGAAGCTGATCGTATGTTGGATTTGGGGTTTATAGATGATATTCGCCATATAAAAAGCCTATTACCAATTAAACGTCAAACTTTAATGTTTTCAGCGACTTTTACCAATGAGATCAAGTTGCTTGCAAGTGGCATGTTAAATAATCCTTTATCAATTGAAGTAACAGCTGCAAACAGCACCGTTGATAAAATCAAACAAAAAATCTATTCAGTAGAAAAAACACGCAAAACTGAGTTGCTAATTCATTTAATTAAACAGAATAAATGGCATCAAGTGCTGGTTTTTAGTCGTACTAAGCAAGGCGCTGATAATTTGGTATCTGAACTTGAAAATGCAGGCATTACAGCTGCATCAATTCATGCTAACAGAACTCAACATGCTCGTACTCATGCTTTAGAGGGCTTTAAAAATCAAGATATCACAGTTTTGGTTGCCACAGATATTGCATCGCGTGGCATAGATGTAAATCAATTACCATATGTGGTTAATTTTGACTTGCCATATACACCGGAGGATTATGTGCATCGTATTGGTCGTACTGGCCGTGCGGGTACTTTAGGGTTAGCGGTTTCATTATTTAGCGCTGATGAGTCTAAACAGTTGCAAGCAATAGAGCGATTACTTGAGCGTAAATTTGAACTTGAAATTATCGCTGGCTTTAAGCCAAATAAAAAGGAAATTACTAAAGCAATTTCAAAAGCTGCAGCTAAAGATAAAAACTCAAAATTAGCTTCTACTACAAAAAAAACATGTAAATCAAAAAGAAAAAAAACAGATGATGACGAATACGGTAATTTTGAAGCAGATCCACAGCCAAATCGAGGTAAATCTAAAGGCCGTAAAAATTCGAGGAGATAA
- a CDS encoding choline transporter — protein sequence MTPWLSAGILFTFTAIAFILYRWGNIRCVGVTPVKTFTFIAILFTSGLDVGLIMFPLTEFAGYADLAASPEYAFTNPLAIEFGFWAFLIWGFYFLTCFYFCVIEPRVKFFEIPAVKLINNVVIVGTCAFTAYLLLSNLPWYVPQLGDGESIIGSFYLIVFLVIAVAVYSSTSIRYVRLLSLLTTWMFIGLILLMWAGAFLSEGSGIGEFATTVALLGGYFGNIHEFVLPMNAYHEFYLYWWFAWSIMIGQFTARFVGGLRTYQVLLAMLIFPSIPIGIWFTVLYYYSANGLETAGFYNITMAIVGITFVINSLDSLIRLYTDNLNLTVSRMGKVKYFLGNLVALSLLTLLFKLDFLQIQWVGAVVIGLFFTCFGYILFSKFNVVSEIECSPKENKIDFNKIELVN from the coding sequence ATGACCCCTTGGTTATCTGCCGGTATCTTATTTACCTTTACTGCCATCGCTTTTATATTATATCGCTGGGGAAATATCCGCTGTGTTGGTGTCACACCCGTTAAAACATTTACCTTTATTGCAATTTTATTTACTTCAGGACTTGATGTGGGACTTATTATGTTTCCGCTCACTGAGTTTGCAGGTTATGCCGACTTAGCCGCTAGCCCTGAATATGCCTTTACAAATCCACTAGCAATTGAATTTGGCTTTTGGGCATTCTTGATTTGGGGTTTTTACTTTTTAACCTGTTTCTATTTTTGTGTAATTGAGCCTCGGGTAAAGTTCTTTGAAATTCCAGCAGTAAAACTAATCAATAACGTGGTTATTGTTGGTACCTGTGCTTTTACAGCCTACTTATTGCTATCAAACCTTCCTTGGTATGTACCTCAACTTGGCGATGGCGAATCAATTATTGGCAGTTTCTACTTAATCGTATTTTTGGTCATTGCTGTTGCTGTGTATTCTAGTACCAGCATTCGTTATGTACGCTTATTAAGCTTGCTAACGACCTGGATGTTTATTGGTTTAATTTTATTAATGTGGGCAGGTGCTTTTCTTTCAGAAGGTTCAGGCATTGGCGAGTTTGCAACCACAGTTGCATTGCTTGGCGGCTACTTTGGCAATATTCATGAATTTGTATTACCTATGAATGCATACCATGAATTCTACCTTTATTGGTGGTTTGCTTGGAGCATCATGATAGGTCAATTTACTGCGCGTTTTGTTGGTGGCTTACGTACATACCAAGTATTGTTGGCTATGTTGATATTCCCATCAATTCCAATCGGGATCTGGTTTACTGTGTTGTATTACTACAGCGCAAATGGTCTAGAAACAGCTGGATTTTACAATATAACAATGGCAATTGTAGGCATTACCTTTGTAATTAACTCACTTGATTCATTGATCCGATTATATACAGATAACCTTAATTTAACTGTGTCACGGATGGGTAAAGTTAAGTACTTTTTAGGCAACTTAGTTGCACTTAGCTTACTCACTTTATTATTCAAATTGGACTTTTTACAGATCCAATGGGTCGGCGCAGTCGTTATTGGGCTATTCTTTACTTGTTTTGGTTATATTTTATTTTCCAAATTCAATGTTGTTAGTGAGATAGAGTGCTCACCAAAAGAGAATAAAATCGACTTTAATAAAATTGAACTAGTAAATTAA
- a CDS encoding HAD hydrolase-like protein, translated as MSNYKLVMFDFDGTLADSYPLFIKTLNNAADKYKFKHVGKKEENDLKHYSAREIIKILQISKWKMPFFIKYIRHNMTEKFDQVSLFEGVGSLLQDLKHQGVKVAIVSTSSYQYVANILGEENTALIDHFECSASPFGKSKNIKKTLKKFAFHKQECLLIGDEIRDIDAARKVSIPIGVVSWGYTHIDALNNHKPDESFLQLEYVKSVLGSSSKI; from the coding sequence ATGTCGAATTATAAATTAGTCATGTTTGATTTTGACGGAACTTTAGCTGATAGCTACCCGTTATTTATAAAAACGTTGAATAACGCAGCTGATAAATACAAGTTTAAGCATGTAGGAAAAAAAGAAGAAAATGATTTAAAGCATTACAGTGCTCGTGAAATAATTAAAATTTTACAAATATCTAAATGGAAAATGCCTTTTTTTATTAAATATATTAGACATAATATGACTGAAAAATTTGATCAGGTATCATTATTTGAAGGTGTTGGAAGTTTATTACAAGATTTAAAACATCAAGGGGTAAAGGTTGCAATTGTCAGTACTAGCTCTTATCAATATGTCGCTAATATACTCGGTGAAGAAAATACCGCTTTAATCGATCATTTTGAATGCAGTGCTTCACCATTTGGTAAATCTAAAAACATCAAAAAAACGTTGAAAAAATTTGCGTTCCATAAGCAAGAATGTCTACTCATAGGAGATGAGATCCGCGACATCGATGCTGCGCGAAAAGTATCCATTCCGATAGGTGTGGTTTCATGGGGCTATACGCATATTGATGCTTTAAATAATCACAAGCCAGATGAAAGTTTTTTACAATTAGAGTATGTAAAGTCAGTATTGGGGAGTTCAAGTAAAATTTGA
- a CDS encoding VC0807 family protein — protein sequence MTQVQQQQDKPKKNNPLLEILFNILVPSLILMKFSGPEHLGTLLGLIVALAFPVCYAIYDFTKVGSLNFISLLGFLSTLLTGGIALFELDVEWLAIKEAAIPAMIGLTVLLSGFFGKPLLAKLLLNSFIFNLNLIYDTLEKKSKTEQFKQKISQANFVLAMTFVFSSTMNYLLAKWIVTSPAGTVEFNEQLGEMTLLSYPVIAIPSTIMLFGILFYVIKITSKLTGIKFEDMMNAD from the coding sequence ATGACACAAGTTCAGCAACAACAAGATAAGCCTAAAAAGAACAATCCATTATTAGAAATACTATTTAATATCTTGGTCCCTTCCCTTATTTTAATGAAATTTTCAGGCCCAGAACATTTAGGCACTTTACTTGGTTTAATTGTCGCACTTGCATTCCCTGTTTGTTATGCCATATACGACTTTACTAAAGTTGGCTCTTTAAACTTTATTTCATTGTTAGGTTTTTTAAGTACACTACTCACAGGCGGTATAGCCTTGTTTGAATTGGATGTAGAGTGGTTGGCAATTAAAGAAGCAGCTATTCCAGCCATGATAGGTTTAACCGTTTTATTATCTGGCTTTTTTGGTAAACCATTGCTCGCAAAACTACTATTAAACTCATTTATCTTTAATCTTAATTTGATATATGACACGTTAGAAAAAAAATCAAAAACAGAGCAATTTAAACAAAAAATTAGCCAAGCTAACTTTGTTTTAGCGATGACTTTTGTATTTTCATCTACGATGAATTATTTATTAGCCAAATGGATTGTAACAAGCCCCGCTGGTACAGTTGAGTTTAACGAACAACTCGGTGAAATGACTTTGCTAAGTTATCCAGTGATTGCTATTCCATCAACAATCATGCTTTTTGGCATATTATTTTACGTTATTAAAATAACGTCTAAATTGACTGGAATAAAGTTTGAAGACATGATGAATGCAGATTAG
- a CDS encoding type 1 glutamine amidotransferase domain-containing protein — MLKKIIFTLVTLTILLVGFAFGAKSWVKSLLPEKAHFIAIKQTKVSDLPYITQNIPAYRGKILAVVTSADKMGEDKETGYEHTELARAYWVFTANGFEVDIASPKGGKPPVVIDGEDMGAYDYAFLNDQDIQQKVASTIALADVNPNDYEAVYFVGGKGTMFDFPDNPHVQNIAKTLYQNDKVVSAVCHGPAALVNVELDNGDMLLANKNVSGFTNEEELFLIPDAKQIFPFLLEDKLKAQGAQFNAGTTYLEKVTQDGKLITGQNPWSVWTLAEKVVAEIGYKPKTRERTPEEHAIELLMTYDAKGFNAAETQLKQKPQAYQRILILMHGVLAFMQFDINKGIDLLSLSNQLKQLN; from the coding sequence ATGCTTAAAAAAATAATATTTACCTTAGTAACCTTAACTATCCTACTTGTTGGTTTCGCATTTGGCGCTAAATCTTGGGTTAAAAGTTTATTACCAGAAAAAGCACACTTTATAGCAATCAAACAAACCAAAGTAAGTGACTTACCTTATATTACCCAAAATATCCCAGCATATAGAGGTAAAATATTAGCAGTTGTTACTAGTGCAGATAAAATGGGTGAAGATAAAGAAACTGGTTATGAACATACTGAATTAGCGCGTGCTTATTGGGTATTTACAGCAAATGGCTTTGAGGTTGATATCGCCAGTCCAAAAGGCGGAAAGCCACCTGTGGTCATTGATGGCGAAGATATGGGCGCATATGATTATGCCTTTTTAAATGATCAAGATATTCAACAAAAAGTAGCGAGCACCATAGCATTAGCAGATGTTAATCCTAACGATTACGAAGCTGTATATTTTGTCGGTGGCAAAGGCACTATGTTTGATTTCCCTGATAATCCGCATGTGCAAAACATTGCTAAAACTTTATATCAAAATGACAAAGTAGTCAGTGCTGTTTGCCATGGCCCAGCAGCACTTGTAAATGTTGAATTAGATAATGGTGATATGTTGCTAGCAAATAAAAACGTCAGCGGATTTACCAACGAGGAAGAGTTGTTTCTGATCCCTGATGCAAAACAAATTTTCCCTTTTTTACTTGAAGATAAATTAAAAGCACAAGGCGCTCAATTTAATGCGGGTACAACCTATTTAGAAAAAGTAACACAAGATGGAAAACTAATCACAGGTCAGAACCCTTGGTCAGTATGGACACTTGCTGAAAAAGTAGTCGCTGAAATAGGTTACAAGCCTAAAACTAGAGAACGTACCCCGGAAGAACACGCTATAGAACTTTTAATGACATACGATGCTAAAGGCTTTAATGCTGCAGAAACTCAGCTAAAACAAAAACCACAAGCTTATCAACGTATTTTAATCTTAATGCATGGTGTATTAGCATTTATGCAGTTTGATATAAACAAAGGAATCGACCTTTTAAGTCTGTCAAATCAATTAAAACAACTAAACTAA
- a CDS encoding amidohydrolase family protein has product MLKLISFIKIIAILISISISLSAFSKNLKILNVNIVDVETGNVKNNQHILIKNGVIDTISDKPIFDNREAKAINGTDQYLIPGLIDSHVHYFQSGGLYTRPDALDLKYVKPYKAELKEIKRDLSDTFSRYLRSGITSTLDAGGPMWNFNARDQAVGVLKSPNIKVAGPLLSTNYTPKGLESDDLAIVSVKDFEQAKPIIDKQIKQGTDLIKIWFIRRDNRSLNEHKPLVESIINEAHKHNVRVAVHATELASAKLAVALGADILVHGIRDEVVDKSFIDTLLKNQVVYIPTLQVVEGYRRTFTQQFNFKKSDFEIANPFTMSSLFDLKVINKDKFTQGLRDYMASKPEFKLNEIEIKNLLKLQKSGVIIATGTDAGNIGTLPGSSYFREVELMSNSGMSALEILQASTIGGAHAMAMADEIGVIKEGFNADLVLLKKNPLKNIENISSIVNVIKSGESFSSNEILDWSAAEVVHRQVNTYNARDIEAFLDTYSDDIEVYRLKEGKPVLSFKGKDVMRTRYTGLFDKFPELHCEVLNRQVINQFTIKDHERVTGLNGESLEAFATYTVKSGVITKVVFSKS; this is encoded by the coding sequence ATGTTAAAACTGATTAGTTTTATAAAAATAATCGCTATTTTAATTTCGATTTCAATTAGCTTAAGTGCGTTTTCAAAAAACCTTAAAATATTAAATGTGAATATTGTTGATGTTGAAACTGGAAACGTAAAAAATAATCAACATATTTTAATTAAAAATGGTGTGATTGATACGATATCAGATAAACCTATTTTTGATAATAGAGAGGCTAAAGCAATTAATGGTACTGATCAATATCTAATACCTGGCCTAATTGACTCTCATGTTCATTACTTTCAATCTGGTGGGCTTTATACTCGACCAGATGCACTTGATTTGAAATACGTAAAACCCTATAAAGCAGAGCTTAAAGAAATAAAGCGTGATTTGAGTGATACTTTTTCGCGCTATCTTCGAAGTGGTATAACCTCTACGCTTGATGCTGGTGGCCCTATGTGGAACTTTAATGCAAGAGACCAAGCTGTTGGTGTTTTAAAATCTCCTAATATCAAAGTAGCTGGTCCATTGTTATCTACAAATTATACGCCTAAAGGTCTTGAAAGTGATGATTTAGCCATAGTATCAGTAAAAGATTTTGAACAGGCAAAGCCTATAATCGATAAACAAATCAAACAAGGTACAGATCTTATTAAAATTTGGTTTATTAGACGTGATAACCGTTCTCTTAACGAACATAAACCACTTGTTGAATCTATTATTAACGAAGCCCATAAGCACAATGTTCGTGTTGCTGTACATGCAACTGAATTAGCCTCTGCAAAACTTGCAGTTGCACTTGGAGCGGACATTTTAGTACATGGAATACGAGATGAAGTAGTAGATAAAAGCTTCATAGATACTTTATTGAAAAATCAAGTTGTATATATACCTACCTTGCAAGTTGTTGAAGGTTATAGAAGAACTTTTACACAACAATTTAATTTTAAAAAATCGGATTTTGAGATAGCAAACCCTTTCACAATGTCGTCTCTATTTGATTTGAAAGTGATTAACAAAGATAAGTTTACACAGGGATTGCGCGATTACATGGCAAGTAAACCTGAATTCAAGTTGAACGAAATTGAAATTAAAAATCTTTTAAAATTACAAAAGTCTGGGGTGATTATTGCGACAGGCACAGATGCAGGAAATATTGGTACATTACCTGGGTCATCTTATTTTAGAGAAGTAGAGTTGATGTCTAATTCGGGTATGTCAGCATTAGAAATTTTGCAAGCATCAACTATTGGTGGCGCACATGCAATGGCTATGGCAGATGAAATTGGAGTGATTAAAGAGGGGTTCAATGCTGACTTAGTTTTACTCAAAAAAAACCCATTAAAAAATATAGAAAATATATCTTCAATAGTAAATGTTATTAAATCTGGTGAGTCATTTAGTTCAAATGAAATTTTAGATTGGTCTGCAGCTGAAGTCGTTCATAGACAAGTTAATACATATAATGCACGAGATATAGAAGCGTTTTTAGATACTTATTCTGATGACATTGAAGTATATAGATTGAAAGAGGGTAAGCCGGTTTTATCTTTTAAAGGTAAAGATGTCATGCGAACACGTTACACTGGTTTATTTGATAAGTTCCCAGAGCTACATTGTGAAGTATTAAATCGACAAGTAATTAACCAGTTTACCATTAAAGATCATGAACGTGTTACTGGCTTAAATGGGGAGTCATTAGAAGCCTTTGCTACTTATACGGTTAAAAGTGGGGTTATTACAAAGGTGGTTTTTTCTAAAAGTTAA
- a CDS encoding aspartate aminotransferase family protein gives MTKIHKPNSSTMFKRAIDNMPLGVADSYRYWGEENTVFLKSMKGCTITDCDDQMFTDFRLAYGPIILGYRDSRIDSEVINAITNVGTISGFSTGLDSDVVELIKSLCPNIEKMRFSNSGTEAVIGAVRTARGFTKRNKIVVVEGGFHGLHDEVMWKSDVDNWDVNTQEVPEIIPFGGGIPHNTREHQVSVPLNDFDAIDAVFAQHGDDIAAILIEPIMGNCGSIASTQEYMQKLRDISDANGSLLIMDEVKTGFRVAKGGAQSLYGIHADLTTYAKAIGNGYPVACFGGRADVMDTISFDKDGVTHGGTYTANMVALTAAKATLTVLKETDALETVNRAGKAIQALLSRVFTKFGIEHCFAGPDSMFGVHFGNSVPQNYRDWKQTNSDLYTQFALNLIDNGVMLEPDSREPWFICEAHQNTDLTWLEAVAEKSMEAAINAK, from the coding sequence ATGACTAAGATACACAAACCAAACAGTTCTACTATGTTCAAAAGAGCCATTGACAATATGCCACTAGGCGTTGCTGATAGTTACCGTTACTGGGGTGAGGAAAACACCGTATTTTTAAAAAGTATGAAAGGATGTACTATCACAGATTGTGATGATCAAATGTTTACAGATTTCCGTTTAGCGTATGGCCCTATTATTCTTGGTTATCGTGATTCGCGTATTGATAGTGAAGTGATCAATGCAATTACAAATGTCGGTACTATTTCTGGTTTTTCTACGGGTTTAGATTCTGATGTTGTGGAATTAATAAAGTCACTTTGTCCTAATATTGAAAAAATGCGTTTTTCAAACTCTGGCACTGAAGCTGTAATTGGTGCAGTACGTACAGCACGTGGTTTTACAAAGCGTAATAAAATTGTTGTAGTGGAAGGCGGATTTCATGGTCTGCACGATGAAGTAATGTGGAAATCAGATGTTGATAATTGGGATGTTAATACCCAGGAAGTACCTGAAATCATTCCTTTTGGCGGTGGTATTCCACACAATACCCGTGAGCACCAAGTAAGCGTACCACTAAACGATTTTGATGCGATTGATGCTGTTTTTGCACAGCATGGCGATGATATTGCAGCTATTTTAATTGAACCTATCATGGGTAACTGTGGCTCAATTGCTTCAACACAAGAGTATATGCAAAAACTGCGTGATATCTCTGATGCAAATGGTTCATTACTTATTATGGATGAAGTGAAAACCGGTTTCCGTGTTGCTAAAGGTGGCGCACAATCTTTATACGGTATTCATGCTGACTTAACAACCTACGCTAAAGCAATAGGTAATGGTTACCCAGTTGCATGTTTTGGTGGTCGCGCCGATGTCATGGACACGATTTCATTCGATAAAGATGGCGTAACACATGGCGGCACGTACACTGCAAATATGGTGGCATTAACTGCAGCAAAGGCGACATTAACAGTACTTAAAGAAACAGATGCACTTGAAACAGTGAACCGTGCAGGTAAAGCAATTCAAGCATTACTATCTCGCGTATTTACTAAGTTTGGCATTGAGCATTGTTTTGCAGGCCCTGATTCTATGTTTGGTGTACATTTTGGTAACTCAGTACCGCAAAACTACCGTGACTGGAAACAAACTAATAGTGATCTATACACGCAGTTTGCACTTAACTTAATTGATAATGGTGTAATGTTAGAACCAGATTCACGTGAACCTTGGTTTATCTGTGAAGCACATCAAAACACTGATCTTACATGGCTAGAAGCCGTTGCTGAAAAATCGATGGAAGCAGCTATAAACGCAAAATAA
- a CDS encoding DUF922 domain-containing Zn-dependent protease — translation MKTILFILIIVSPYAASKVKIDEEFIYYSVTPKSKKQLLSSLNTATPIREGDDIFHGNTKYYIKWRFWWRSLKNSCQFTKVNTHLTLTYTMPKLDSSNTAVINVWNKWYPNLSIHEKGHGTLAIETAKEIDNVLLSIGARTSCEQLEADANKLANKLMSELKSENKHYDVKTNHGESQKAWLYTHL, via the coding sequence GTGAAAACCATTTTATTTATATTAATTATTGTCTCTCCTTATGCTGCATCTAAAGTAAAAATAGATGAAGAATTTATTTATTACTCAGTAACTCCTAAATCAAAAAAACAATTACTTTCATCTTTGAATACAGCAACACCTATTCGTGAGGGAGATGATATTTTTCACGGAAATACAAAGTATTATATAAAATGGCGGTTTTGGTGGCGGTCATTGAAAAACAGTTGTCAGTTTACTAAGGTCAATACGCACTTAACACTTACCTATACTATGCCTAAATTAGACTCCTCAAATACAGCTGTGATTAATGTTTGGAACAAATGGTACCCGAATTTGAGTATTCATGAAAAAGGTCATGGCACATTAGCAATTGAAACGGCTAAAGAGATTGATAACGTATTATTATCAATAGGTGCTCGTACTAGCTGTGAGCAACTTGAAGCTGACGCAAATAAATTAGCAAATAAACTAATGAGTGAATTAAAATCTGAGAATAAACATTATGATGTTAAAACAAACCATGGAGAGTCACAAAAAGCTTGGCTTTATACACATTTATAG
- a CDS encoding zinc ribbon domain-containing protein YjdM yields the protein MSLPACPKCESEYVYQDQSLLICPECTYEWNPQEPDEDAVIVKDANGTLLSDGDKVTVAKDLKIKGSSQIIKIGTKALVRRVLDKKDHELDCKVDGVGEMMVTAKFVKKA from the coding sequence ATGAGTTTACCAGCTTGCCCTAAATGTGAGTCTGAATATGTGTATCAAGATCAATCGCTTTTGATATGCCCAGAATGTACTTATGAATGGAATCCACAAGAGCCAGATGAAGATGCTGTGATCGTCAAAGATGCCAATGGCACCTTGCTCAGTGATGGCGATAAAGTCACTGTTGCTAAAGATTTAAAAATAAAGGGCAGCTCTCAAATAATCAAAATTGGTACTAAAGCGCTTGTTAGGCGCGTACTTGATAAGAAAGACCATGAACTTGATTGTAAAGTTGATGGTGTTGGTGAAATGATGGTGACGGCTAAGTTTGTAAAAAAAGCTTAA